One Campylobacter sputorum genomic window, TTAGAGTATTTTTTACATTTTGACATTAGTAAATTTGATAAAATAGTAAGTTATGGCTCAAATCAGTCAAATGCAATGTATAGCATAAGTGTTTTTGCAAAAAGACATAATTTAGATTTTATTTATGTATGCGATCATATTGGCAATAAGCTAAAAGAAAATCCCGTTGGAAACTTTAAATTTGCCATTGAAAATGGTATGAAATATTTTGTGGATAAAGATAGAGAAAATTTTGCAAAAAATTTAGTCGATACCAAAACACTTTTTATAAAAGAGGGCGTAGCTCAAAAAGAAGCCGAATTTGGTTTTGTAAAACAAGCCGAGTTTATAGATAATTTTTCTAAAAAACAAAACATTAAATTTGATATCTTTTTACCAAGTGGAACTGGTGCAAGTGCAGCGTATCTATCAAAAAATATAAAATTTAATGTTTTTACCACACCTTGCGTTGGCGATACAAATTATTTAAAAGAGCAAATTTATGAACTTGATCCAAACTCTAAGGTTCAAATTTTAAATCCTCCAAAAAAATATACTTTTGGAGATATCAAAAAAGAACTTTATGAAATTTGGAAAGAGTTGTTTGATGAAACAAAAATACAATTTGATTTGATTTATGATCCGGTTGGATTTTTAACTCTTTTTTCAAATTTAGATAAATTTAAAAATCCTATTCTTTATATACATCAAGGTGGAATTATAGGCAATATAAGCCAACTAGAGCGTTATAAATATAAAGGTATTTCAAATTTATAGTATAATTATTATAAAAAGGACTTATATGAAAATACTAAAATCAACAGATAAAAACTTTCAAAGTGAGTTTGACAAATTAGTTCATAGATCAGATAATGATATGAGCAGCGTTATACCAGTTGTTAAAGACATAATGGATAATATAAAAAAAAGAGGTGATGAGGCTTTAGTAGAGCAGATTGCTAAATTTGACAAATGGGATGCTACAAATGCTCTAAAAATTTCTAATGATGAAATGAAAAACGCATATAATTCTTTAGATGAGAATTTAAAAAAAGCATTAAAAATTGCATATGATAGAATAAAATCTTATCATGAAAAACAGATTGAAAAAACTTGGCTTAGTTTTGAAGAAAATGGCACAATTTTGGGTCAAAAAGTTACACCAGTTGATAGGGCTGGACTTTATATACCTGGTGGAAAAGCAGCATATCCTAGTTCGCTTTTAATGAATGCAATTCCTGCAATAGTTGCTGGAGTAAAAGAGATAACAATTTGCACTCCTGCTATAAATGGCAGTGTAAATAACTTGCTTTTAGCTACTATGTATCTACTTGGTATTAAAAATGCATATAAAGTTGGTGGTGCTTCAGCAATTGGAGCTATGGCATATGGAACACAAAGTATAAAAAAAGTAGATGTTATAACAGGTCCTGGAAATATATATGTAGCAACTGCTAAAAAACTTGTTTTTGGGGATGTAAATATTGATATGATAGCAGGACCAAGTGAGATAGGTGTTTTGGCTGATAATAGTGCAAATTATAAACATATAGCTGTTGATTTACTTTCTCAAGCAGAGCATGATGAGATAGCAAGTAGTTTTTTAATAACTGATGATGAGAAATTTGCAAATTTGATTAAAGATGAAATAAATGCTGTTTTACCGACATTGCAAAGAGAAAAAATTGCAAGAGCTAGCATAGAAAATAAAGCTGCTATGATTGTTGCAAAAGATATGCGTGAAGCTGTTTTTCTTATGAATGAATTAGCAGTTGAACACCTTGAGGTAGCAACTGATAATGCATTTGATTATTTACATAAGATAAAACACGCTGGAGCTATATTTTTAGGGCATAATACGCCTGAAGCAATGGGCGATTATTTAGCGGGACCAAATCATACTTTGCCAACTGGAGGGAGTGCTAGATTTTTTTCTCCACTTAGTGTCAATAATTTTGTTAAGAAAAGTTCAATTATATCAATTAGTAAAAATGGTATAGATGAATTAGGTGAAGCATGTATGTCTCTTGCAGAAGCTGAGGGGCTTGGTGCTCATAAAAAATCAGTAGAATTACGATTTAATAAACAATAAGTTTATTTAATTGTGTTATAATTATCAAAAATGCAAACAAAGGAGATGTTATGCAGATAAATAGTTTAAATACAAACTCAGCAAACGGAAATTACTATTTAAACCAAGCTCAAAACAATGCAAACAAGGCATTAGAAGCTGTAGTTGCTAATAGAGCTATTTCTAGCACAGATGGTGCTAGCATGAGCATAGCTGATTCACTTAGAACACAGAGTTCATCAATAGAGCAGGGCGTTGCGAATGCAAATGATGCGATAGGAATACTTCAAATTGCCGATGGTGCTTTAAGTAATATCACTAAAAGTGCCAATAGGATAAATGAGCTTTCAGTTTCTATGAATAGTGCTGCTTTAAATAGTGATCAAAAGAAAATGATTCAAAATGAAGCAAATGCTTTAGTTAATTCTATGAAAGATGCTGTTTCTAGTGCTAGTTTTAATGGTAAAAATGTTTTTAGTGGAAGCATGGAATTTGTTACTGGTAATGGAAATGCAAGTATATCTTTAAATGCACCAAGTTTTGGCACAATAGATCTAAATAATCAACAAAGTATTCAAGATTTTATTAGTAATATAAACTCTCTTAGAAGTGATATTGGTTCAGCGCAAAATGGTATAATGAGTGGTGTAAATGTTGCTATGAATACAAATGTGAATATTCAAGCAAGCGAGAGCAATCTTCAAAATAACGACATTGCTAACAATGTAAATGATTTCAATCAGGCTAATTTGCTTATAAACTCTAGAGCTTATGCTTCTGCATTTAACTTACAAAATGCACAAAATCAAATAGCAAATTTGCTTAGATAAATAATTATAAAGCCTAGCTTATAACAAGTTAGGTTTTTATTATCTTACGCAATTTCTTCCGCTATTTTTTGCTTTATACATTTTTATATCTGCTATTTTTATTAAATCTTGAAAAGATTTTGCGTTATCTTCACTACTAGCAACTCCTAAACTAGCACTACCTTGCCAATAAATTTTTTTTGAATTTCTTTTTCCAAGTATTATTTTTATACTATTTATAGCTTTAAGCAAGTGTTTTGCCAATTTTAATGCACCGCTTTTATTTGTATATGGACAAATTATCAAAAATTCATCTCCACCAATTCTGCAAATTATATCATCTGTTCTTATATTTTCTTTTAATACATTAGAAAGAGCTATTAATACATTATCTCCTACATTATGACCAAATTCGTCGTTTACACATTTAAAATTGTCGGCATCAAGTATAATAATGCTTAATACACCCCCCCCCTCAGATAGTTGTTCGTAAAATCTTTTTAATACTTCCATTCCAAAGCGTCTATTTTTTAACTCTGTAAGTTGGTCTGTTTGTGAAAGATACTCTAATTCGATATTTTTAGCCATAAGTTCTTTTGTTTTTTCTTTTACTTTTTTTTCAAGATTATTTTTAAGCTCCATAAGTTCTTGATTTCTATCTGTTAAAATACTAAAAAGAGTTGTTAGTGAGTGAACCAAGGGCTCAGTTTTATTATCTATATCTTTAGTAAGTTTTTCATAAGCCTCGTCTGGAGTTAAGCCATCTTTTATCATATGATATTGTGCTCCAAACATTTTATCTTGGCCAAGTATATGAAACGCAAGCCAATTAATCAAAAAATCCAATAGAGATTTTGCGTTCATAAGCATATTTTCTTCATTTATAGATGAAGCTAATTCCTTAACTGTATGTATAAATGTGTTATGATTTTTTTTATGATTTGAGAAAAAATCTTTATTGATTTTAACTTTCTTCATAAGCTTTTCTTCATCATTAAAATGGTAAACGGTGTAGTCTATAACCTCTTGTAAGAAAAAAATCATATCTTTAAAATCAAGTGTTGATAAATTTATCTGTTCTGCTATATTATTTATCAAATCAACTAGATGTTTATGTTGTTTATCTACTATATCAATACCGGTTTCAAAAGTTTCATTCCAAACAAACATTTTTATTTTAGGTTTATTGAGTAAGTCCACAATCTTTTTATCTACTGATGATATAGCCATAACTAAACTTTCTATATAAATTTCTGTTAATTCTATCATAAATTTGCAAATAAATTTGTTATATTTTAATTTTGTTTATAAATCTATATTTTTTGTTAATAAAATGTAGATTTTTGTATCAATTTTATTAACATATAAAAATTTTGTATTTTTCTTGACAAAATATCAATATTTGTATATAATACAATTTCGTTTTTTTAAAAAGTCTTGCTAGCTCAGTCGGTAGAGCATCTCACTTTTAATGAGGGGGCCGTTGGTTCGAATCCAACGCAGGACACCATTGTTATATAAAGTGCGTTACTTTGTGATTTGACCCTTTCGTCTAGTGGCTCAGGACATTACATCTCTTTGTAATAACGTAAGTTCAAATCTTGCAAGGGTCGCCATTTGGTCGCTTAGCTCAGTTGGTAGAGCGCCACCCTTACAAGGTGGATGTCATAAGTTCGAGTCTTATAGCGACCACCATGTCATTACTTGGTGCAGCGGTAGTTCAGCTGGTTAGAATGCCGCCCTGTCACGGCGGAGGTCGCGAGTTCGAGCCTCGTCCGCTGCGCCACTTCTTGTCTTGCTAGCTCAGTCGGTAGAGCATCTCACTTTTAATGAGGGGGCCGTTGGTTCGAATCCAACGCAGGACACCATTATTTTATATTAGTTTATAAATTACTTTTTTATGTCATTATAATAAATAAGAATATTTTTTCGATACATTGCAAATTAAGGATAAATAATGTTAAATTTATTATTTTTAATATTTTTGATAGTTATTTATGTTAGTTTTCATTATAAAATTTATAAAAGTTTTTTTAGTTCAGTATATATAAAAAATGATTTTTTGTGTTATTTGAATGATGTTTCAAATTTATATAGATATAAAAAGATATGTAGACAATGATATAAAATTCTTGTTATAGGAGGGCTATTTTTATCATTACTACAATTTGTCTATTTTTAGGATATTAAAATCATTATAAAATTTTATATTTTACTTATTAATTTTATAATTAATTAGATTTTTTAATATTGCTAACTTATTAAGGCTGTGATAATATATAGTTTATTGTTTTATAAAAGTTTTAGTAAAAAAGTTAAATAATCATATAAACTTTGATATAAACTTTTTTAAAATTTGTGACTTAATCTTAACAATTTTTATTTTCATTTTTTTTACTATATAAAAAGCTTAAATGTTAACTAATCCATTATTTGCATAATTTTTTAGAAGTATGAGAATTTTTGAATTTTGTTATTTTTTTTAGTTGATGATTTTTTGTTAAATTGGTGGAGATGTGCGGGATCGAACCGCAGTCCAAAAATAAACATCCACAGCATCTACATGTTTAGCAAAAGTGAAAATTTCATTTAAAAGAGCTCACTTTCCAAAGCTTTCTTTTAAACTAAGACAAAAAATTCGCACAAATGCTTGTCAGGCATTTGAACTACACTATTTAAAATTACTTGCTTTTGTGCCTAAATAGTATCAGTACAATGCAAGGCTCAACTGAACCTACGCAGCTTTAGCGTAAGCAGGAGCGAATTTAACGTTATTTGCGTTTAAATTTAATTTGGATTTTATACGCTATATCCAAAGCGACATGCAACTATGGGTAATCTACTCCTGTCGAAGCCAAATCATCCCCATAAAATTTCGCAAAATATACTATAAAAATATTTAAATGTCAAGTTTTGTAGGTATTGCTATTATTTTTGGATTTAATATGCTAAAATATTCTTTATCTTCATTTATATCATTTGAAAAAGAGGTGAATTGATCACTTACTAAAAGTAGCCAGTCTGTAAATTCTGTATTTGCTGGACCTTTTAGCATTCTTGCTTCTTCCATCACATCTTCACACATCATTGCTAGTTTTGATATAGTGTCTAATTTCATATAAGAAGCAGATGATTTAATGTTATGAAAAATTCTAAATAGCTCATTTATGCTATCTTTATATAAATCTTCTCTTTCTAATTTTATAATCAAAGGTTCCATAAGTTCACACATAAGACTATAGTGTGACAAAAAGTCTTCTACCAAATCACTAGGAAAATCTACCTCTATGGTTTTTAATATTCCCACTTTTACTCCTTGGATTCTTGATTAAGATTGAGTATAAAATTTTTTGATAAAATAAAATTTATATATTTTTTAAATTTTAATATATGTTTGTTAGTATAACACAAAATTATTATATTTTGAAATTTATTATAAAATTTGGGAGAAATATTTGAGTATACTCAATAAAATTTTTTATGAAATAAAAAATTTATTTACAATAAATAAAACAGATCGTCCTTGGCATATGCCTCTTAGTGCGGCTATATCAACATCTGGACCGATTTTTATTGGAGAAATTTTTGGATATATCCAACAAGCAACCGTTGCTTCTTTAGCTGGACTTGTTTTTTTATATACATTAAAAACTCCTATTTATCACAGAATGGTAGTGCTTATGGCTTGTAGTTTTGGTATGATTGTATCATTTGTATTTGGTAGTTTTTCGCATATAAAGCCATCTTTACTTCCTATTATTTTAGGAATTATTACAACAATAACAACTATGATAGTGAGATTTTATAAATTGCCAAATCCTGGAAATTTCTTTTTTATAATGATAGCTACTCTTGCAGCTTTTATGCCTTTTAAAACAGAAGCTTTGATACAAATTAGTGGTTATTTTATGCTTGGAACTATTTGGGCTTGTTTTGTTTCATTTTTATATGGATTAAGCACTGTTAAATTTATAAAACCAGACCCAATACCAAAAATAAAATATGATGGATTTGATAATGTTGTGCTAGATTCTGTCATAATTGGCGTGTTTGTATCATTTAGTGTATTCTTAGGAAATTTTATGGGTTTTGAAAAACCTTATTGGGTGCCTATTTCAACACTAGCCATACTTCAAGGAATGACATTAAAAAGCAAATGGACAAGACAGATACATAGAATTTTAGGTACTTGTATTGGTATATTTTTAACATATTTACTATTATCTATGTATTTAGATGGATATAAAATAGCAATTTTAATAGCAATTTTAACTTTTTTGATAGAGTTTAGTATTGTTAGAAATTATGGCATTGCTTCTATTTTTATAACGCCTCTTACGGTTTATATGTCTGAGATAAATGGCGTTTTAAGTGCCGATGCAACATACTTAATAGTAGCTAGGCTTGAAGATATAGTGTTTGGTAGCTTTATAGGTTTTATAGGTGGAATTTGTCTACATAGCATTAAATTTAGAAATATTATTCTTAGACATATAGTTTTGTTTTTTATAAAAAAATAAATAAGAGTTTAGTTATTTCAGTCTTATTGTAGTTATTTTTTGATAGAATCTTTTGAATATAATTCTTATGGAGAAAATGTGAAAAAACTTAGCACAACTGATATTATTTCTAAAAAAAACAGAGAAAAAATAGTTATGATAACAGCTTATGATGCTCTTTTTGCAAGATTATTTGATGAATTTGCCGATATGATTTTAATTGGTGATAGTTTAAATATGAGTTTTAAGGGTGAAAGAGATACCATAAGTGCAACTATTGAAGATATGATTTATCATACAAAAGCTGTAAAAAATGGTGCAAAAAATAGTTTTATAGTTACAGACATGCCATTTGGTAGCACAACAAATATAAAACATACAATAAAAAATGCTATTAAAATTTATAAAGAAACTTCTTGTGATGCAGTAAAAATAGAAGGTGGAAAAAATATAGCTCCACATATAAAAGCTCTTTGTAATGAGGGGATAAGCGTAGTAGGTCATATAGGTCTTATGCCCCAAAAAGTTAGGTTTGAGGGTGGATATAGGATAAAAGGCAGAGGTGAAGATGGGCTTAATAAATTGCTAGATGACGCTTTTGCTATATATGAAGCAGGTGCATTTTGTTTTGTTTTAGAGGGAACTTTAAGTAGCGTTGCAGCTGAAATTTCAAAACAAGTTCCAGTTCCTGTAATAGGCATAGGAAGCGGTTTGCATGTTGATGGACAGGTTTTAGTTTGGTCTGATATGCTTGGTTTATTTGAAGATTTTAGACCAAAATTTGTAAAGCAGTATTTAAATGGTGCCACTTTAGTTAAAGAAGCTGTTAAATCATACAAAGATGAAGTGAAAAATTCGCTTTTTCCAAGTGAAAATTTTGAATATAATAAATAAAGGAAGTATATGAAAATCAGTATTATCGTAAGTTTATTTTTAATGTTTGCAATTAATTTGATTGCTTTTGAAGGTTCAATAAATCAAAAAGAATTTGATAAAGCTTACGAATACTATAATAAGGGCAAATTTAAAGAAGCACATGATATTTGGAGTAATTTATGTGATAACAAAGATGCACAAAGTTGCACAAATTTAGGTTTTATTTTTGATAATGATGACTTGGGTTATAAAAAAGATGAGAAAAAGGCTATGAGTTTATATAAAAAAGCTTGTGATTTAAACGATACTTTAGGTTGTAAAAATTTAGCCATATCTCAATATAAAGGCGGTAAATCTAGCAAAGATGATTTAGCGCAAGCCTTAAAAAATTTTGAAAAAGCTTGCGAATTAAGAGATGGTTATTCTTGTACAAATGCTGGTTTTCAGTATGAAAATGCACAAGGAGCAACACAGAGTCTTAATAAAGCTTATGAATATTATGAAAAAGGCTGCAAGCTGTTAAATGCTATGGGATGTACAAATGTTGGGGGAATGTATGCAAATGGTTTTAGTGTTAAAAGAGATTTTACTAAAGCATTAGAGTATTTTAAGAAAGGATGTGAACTAGGAGATGATCTAGGTTGCAAATACGAAAAAGAACTTTCTGGGGATGATTTTTTAAAAAATCATATAAAAAAGTAGAATATATAAAATGGACAGAATAGTAGAGATAGAAAAAACAACATTTGAAAACGAATATGAGAGTTCGCTTCGTCCAACTTCTTTTGATAGTTATATAGGGCAAGAAAAAATAAAAGCAAATTTAAAAGTTTTTATAAAAGCGGCTCAAAAAAGAAATGAGTGTTTGGATCATGTGCTTTTTTATGGTCCTCCAGGTTTAGGTAAAACTACGCTTGCTTGTATAATAGCCAATGAGATGAACTCAAATATAAAAATGGTTTCTGCTCCTACTATAGAAAAAAGCGGGGATTTGGCTGCAATTCTTACAAATTTACAGCTAGGAGATGTGCTTTTTATTGATGAAATTCATAGGTTGTCTCCTGCTATAGAAGAAATTTTATATCCAGCAATGGAGGATTTTAGACTTGATATCATTATAGGTTCAGGTCCAGCTGCTCAAACCATAAAAATAGATATACCAAAATTTACTCTCATAGGGGCAACAACTCGTGCTGGAATGATATCTGCTCCTCTTAGAGATAGGTTTGGTATGGACTTTAGGTTGCAGTTTTATAAAGATAGTGAACTTTGCAAAATCATACAAAGTGCTTCTTTGAAATTAGATAAAATATGTGATGAAAAAGCTGCCCTTGAAATAGCAAAAAGATCTCGCGGTACACCTAGAATAGCCTTGAGATTGTTAAGGCGTATTAGGGATTTTGCTGAGGTTAATCACGAAGATGAAATAAATGAAAATAGAGCAAAAGGAGCCCTTAATGCCCTTGGTATAAACGATATTGGTTTTGATGAAAAAGATATTAAATATTTAAATGTCTTAGCCTCATCCAATAAACCAATAGGCCTTGGTACTATATCAGCGGCACTTAGTGAAGATGAAAGAACGGTTGAAGATGTTATAGAACCATATTTGTTAGCAAATGGATATATACAAAGAACCGCAAAAGGTAGGATAGCTAGTGCAAAAACTCTATCTTTTTTTGGTATAAAACATATAAAAGGTCTTTTTGATGAAAACGACAAATAATAAATTTTTTATAGCAATTATACTATTTGTATCTTGCTGTGTGTTGTATCTTTTTAAGTCATTTTTGCTCACTATAACTATAGGTGTTTTGATGGCTGTTTCTACTGCTAGTTTGGAACAAAAGATTATAAAAATAACAAACGGAAGAAAGATCATTTCTGCTATTCTTATAACAATATTATTGTGTGTATTTTTCTTAGTTCCACTCATTTATGCTGTTATTTCTTTAGCAAAACACGCTAGCGAGATAGATATGAATAATATTTCGATTATTATAGAAAATATTAAAAATTTTATTTCTAATTTACCAGATAGTTTTTCTTTTTTAGAGCCAAGAATAAAGGCATTTATTTCTAGTATAGATATAAAAGCACTAATTAGTAAATCTATAGATTATGTAGGCATCATAGGCAAATCTAGTGCAAATTTTGTTATAGATATGGGACTTATTGTTGTATTTTACTTTTTTGCAAATTTATATGGTCCTTTTTTGATTAAATTTATAAAAGATATAATGCCAATGGAAAAAAATGATTTAGATTTTATATTTTCAGAGCTTGCAAATACAATGAGCGTTGTTATATATTCAACTATCATAAATGTTGTTTTACAAGGCTCACTTTTTGCGATAATTTCTAGTATATATGGCTATAATCCACTACTTACTGGTGTTTTGTTTGCATTTGCTTCGCTCATACCAATAGTTGGTGGCGCACTTGTTTATGTCCCAATTACTATTTTTGAAATGACTCAAGGTAATTTGATTGGCGGTATTATTATATTAGTTTATAGTATTGTTGTGATATCAACAATAGCGGATAACTTTATAAAACCGCTAATAATAGCTTTTATAAACAAAAAAATGGTAGAAAAACCTGCAAATATAAATGAATTGCTGATATTTTTCTCTATGTTTGCAGGAATATCTACTTTTGGATTTTGGGGAATTATATTAGGACCTGCAATTGTTACTTTTTTTCTATCAACACTAAAACTATATATGATACTAAACGATAAAGAAGTTTGATATGGTGCGATCAGCGAGATTTGAACTCGCACACACGGAGTGCACTACCCCCTCAAGATAGCGTGTCTACCAATTCCACCATGATCGCACAAAATAATAGATTTTCCCGCAAATTTGCGGGAAAGTAAATACTAGCCTAATAATGGGTTAGCATAAAGGATTATAAGTGCAACAACCAAAGCATAAATAACTTGTGCTTCAATCATCGCAAGAGCAATAAACATAGTTGTTGTTAATTTACCGCCAATTCCTGGGTTTCTAGCTGTTCCAGAAATGGTAGCAGCAGCTGTATTTCCCATACCTATAGCGCCACCTAAAGCAGCGATACCTAAGCCTAAACCAGCAGCTAAAACAGAATATGATCTAATCATCTCACCATCAGCTGCGAATGCAAAACCAGTTAATGCAACAAGTAGAAAAACTATCTTTTTCATACTATACCTCCATAAAAAGCTAAAGTTAGTTCGGATCATTACCCCTACTTAAAACTTCGCAAGTTTTAATTTTATACAATATTTCCTTTTGTTTTGATTAATATTTATTTTGTATCAAATTTTAAACACAAAAATTTCTAAAATATTTTATAATTTTATTTATTGTAGCTATA contains:
- a CDS encoding 1-aminocyclopropane-1-carboxylate deaminase; this encodes MYSISVFAKRHNLDFIYVCDHIGNKLKENPVGNFKFAIENGMKYFVDKDRENFAKNLVDTKTLFIKEGVAQKEAEFGFVKQAEFIDNFSKKQNIKFDIFLPSGTGASAAYLSKNIKFNVFTTPCVGDTNYLKEQIYELDPNSKVQILNPPKKYTFGDIKKELYEIWKELFDETKIQFDLIYDPVGFLTLFSNLDKFKNPILYIHQGGIIGNISQLERYKYKGISNL
- the hisD gene encoding histidinol dehydrogenase; translated protein: MKILKSTDKNFQSEFDKLVHRSDNDMSSVIPVVKDIMDNIKKRGDEALVEQIAKFDKWDATNALKISNDEMKNAYNSLDENLKKALKIAYDRIKSYHEKQIEKTWLSFEENGTILGQKVTPVDRAGLYIPGGKAAYPSSLLMNAIPAIVAGVKEITICTPAINGSVNNLLLATMYLLGIKNAYKVGGASAIGAMAYGTQSIKKVDVITGPGNIYVATAKKLVFGDVNIDMIAGPSEIGVLADNSANYKHIAVDLLSQAEHDEIASSFLITDDEKFANLIKDEINAVLPTLQREKIARASIENKAAMIVAKDMREAVFLMNELAVEHLEVATDNAFDYLHKIKHAGAIFLGHNTPEAMGDYLAGPNHTLPTGGSARFFSPLSVNNFVKKSSIISISKNGIDELGEACMSLAEAEGLGAHKKSVELRFNKQ
- a CDS encoding flagellin encodes the protein MQINSLNTNSANGNYYLNQAQNNANKALEAVVANRAISSTDGASMSIADSLRTQSSSIEQGVANANDAIGILQIADGALSNITKSANRINELSVSMNSAALNSDQKKMIQNEANALVNSMKDAVSSASFNGKNVFSGSMEFVTGNGNASISLNAPSFGTIDLNNQQSIQDFISNINSLRSDIGSAQNGIMSGVNVAMNTNVNIQASESNLQNNDIANNVNDFNQANLLINSRAYASAFNLQNAQNQIANLLR
- a CDS encoding GGDEF domain-containing protein → MIELTEIYIESLVMAISSVDKKIVDLLNKPKIKMFVWNETFETGIDIVDKQHKHLVDLINNIAEQINLSTLDFKDMIFFLQEVIDYTVYHFNDEEKLMKKVKINKDFFSNHKKNHNTFIHTVKELASSINEENMLMNAKSLLDFLINWLAFHILGQDKMFGAQYHMIKDGLTPDEAYEKLTKDIDNKTEPLVHSLTTLFSILTDRNQELMELKNNLEKKVKEKTKELMAKNIELEYLSQTDQLTELKNRRFGMEVLKRFYEQLSEGGGVLSIIILDADNFKCVNDEFGHNVGDNVLIALSNVLKENIRTDDIICRIGGDEFLIICPYTNKSGALKLAKHLLKAINSIKIILGKRNSKKIYWQGSASLGVASSEDNAKSFQDLIKIADIKMYKAKNSGRNCVR
- a CDS encoding Hpt domain-containing protein, with the translated sequence MGILKTIEVDFPSDLVEDFLSHYSLMCELMEPLIIKLEREDLYKDSINELFRIFHNIKSSASYMKLDTISKLAMMCEDVMEEARMLKGPANTEFTDWLLLVSDQFTSFSNDINEDKEYFSILNPKIIAIPTKLDI
- a CDS encoding FUSC family protein, with amino-acid sequence MSILNKIFYEIKNLFTINKTDRPWHMPLSAAISTSGPIFIGEIFGYIQQATVASLAGLVFLYTLKTPIYHRMVVLMACSFGMIVSFVFGSFSHIKPSLLPIILGIITTITTMIVRFYKLPNPGNFFFIMIATLAAFMPFKTEALIQISGYFMLGTIWACFVSFLYGLSTVKFIKPDPIPKIKYDGFDNVVLDSVIIGVFVSFSVFLGNFMGFEKPYWVPISTLAILQGMTLKSKWTRQIHRILGTCIGIFLTYLLLSMYLDGYKIAILIAILTFLIEFSIVRNYGIASIFITPLTVYMSEINGVLSADATYLIVARLEDIVFGSFIGFIGGICLHSIKFRNIILRHIVLFFIKK
- the panB gene encoding 3-methyl-2-oxobutanoate hydroxymethyltransferase, whose translation is MKKLSTTDIISKKNREKIVMITAYDALFARLFDEFADMILIGDSLNMSFKGERDTISATIEDMIYHTKAVKNGAKNSFIVTDMPFGSTTNIKHTIKNAIKIYKETSCDAVKIEGGKNIAPHIKALCNEGISVVGHIGLMPQKVRFEGGYRIKGRGEDGLNKLLDDAFAIYEAGAFCFVLEGTLSSVAAEISKQVPVPVIGIGSGLHVDGQVLVWSDMLGLFEDFRPKFVKQYLNGATLVKEAVKSYKDEVKNSLFPSENFEYNK
- a CDS encoding tetratricopeptide repeat protein, producing the protein MKISIIVSLFLMFAINLIAFEGSINQKEFDKAYEYYNKGKFKEAHDIWSNLCDNKDAQSCTNLGFIFDNDDLGYKKDEKKAMSLYKKACDLNDTLGCKNLAISQYKGGKSSKDDLAQALKNFEKACELRDGYSCTNAGFQYENAQGATQSLNKAYEYYEKGCKLLNAMGCTNVGGMYANGFSVKRDFTKALEYFKKGCELGDDLGCKYEKELSGDDFLKNHIKK
- the ruvB gene encoding Holliday junction branch migration DNA helicase RuvB → MDRIVEIEKTTFENEYESSLRPTSFDSYIGQEKIKANLKVFIKAAQKRNECLDHVLFYGPPGLGKTTLACIIANEMNSNIKMVSAPTIEKSGDLAAILTNLQLGDVLFIDEIHRLSPAIEEILYPAMEDFRLDIIIGSGPAAQTIKIDIPKFTLIGATTRAGMISAPLRDRFGMDFRLQFYKDSELCKIIQSASLKLDKICDEKAALEIAKRSRGTPRIALRLLRRIRDFAEVNHEDEINENRAKGALNALGINDIGFDEKDIKYLNVLASSNKPIGLGTISAALSEDERTVEDVIEPYLLANGYIQRTAKGRIASAKTLSFFGIKHIKGLFDENDK
- a CDS encoding AI-2E family transporter → MKTTNNKFFIAIILFVSCCVLYLFKSFLLTITIGVLMAVSTASLEQKIIKITNGRKIISAILITILLCVFFLVPLIYAVISLAKHASEIDMNNISIIIENIKNFISNLPDSFSFLEPRIKAFISSIDIKALISKSIDYVGIIGKSSANFVIDMGLIVVFYFFANLYGPFLIKFIKDIMPMEKNDLDFIFSELANTMSVVIYSTIINVVLQGSLFAIISSIYGYNPLLTGVLFAFASLIPIVGGALVYVPITIFEMTQGNLIGGIIILVYSIVVISTIADNFIKPLIIAFINKKMVEKPANINELLIFFSMFAGISTFGFWGIILGPAIVTFFLSTLKLYMILNDKEV
- a CDS encoding F0F1 ATP synthase subunit C: MKKIVFLLVALTGFAFAADGEMIRSYSVLAAGLGLGIAALGGAIGMGNTAAATISGTARNPGIGGKLTTTMFIALAMIEAQVIYALVVALIILYANPLLG